Proteins encoded by one window of Engraulis encrasicolus isolate BLACKSEA-1 chromosome 21, IST_EnEncr_1.0, whole genome shotgun sequence:
- the LOC134437384 gene encoding mRNA export factor GLE1-like, with protein MFRRLCEKGEVRDHSCCSGRDKINLAQILNLSLHEAEQQRVREAAAERQREAEGRERLRALNAAQEEVLQLHQLLEPANAFNHATIITRGNQLCAQILDLSLHEAEQQRVREAAAERQREAEGRERLRALNAAQEEVLQLHQLLEPANAFNHATIITRGNQLCAQVSAVLYATEEVSCRHVPERLYGYYERQSSRLFLGGTVH; from the exons GACGCGACAAAATCAACCTTGCCCAG ATCCTGAACCTGTCTCTGCACGAGGCGGAGCAGCAGCGCGTGCGCGAGGCCGCTGCGGAGCGGCAGCGGGAGGCGGAGGGCCGGGAGCGTCTGCGGGCGCTCAACGCCGCGCAGGAGGAGGTACTGCAGCTCCACCAGCTGCTGGAGCCCGCCAACGCCTTCAACCACGCCACCATCATCACCCGCGGCAACCAGCTCTGCGCACAG ATCCTGGACCTGTCTCTGCACGAGGCAGAGCAGCAGCGCGTGCGCGAGGCCGCTGCGGAGCGGCAGCGGGAGGCGGAGGGCCGGGAGCGTCTGCGGGCGCTCAACGCCGCGCAGGAGGAGGTACTGCAGCTCCACCAGCTGCTGGAGCCCGCCAACGCCTTCAACCACGCCACCATCATCACCCGTGGCAACCAGCTCTGCGCACAGGTCTCCGCTGTGTTATACGCCACAGAAGAGGTCAGTTGCAGACATGTACCAGAGAGGCTTtatgggtattacgagagacaaaGCTCCCGactttttctgggtggtactgtccactaa